One Thunnus thynnus chromosome 18, fThuThy2.1, whole genome shotgun sequence genomic region harbors:
- the LOC137169165 gene encoding cysteine-rich venom protein TEL1-like produces MYTFTFLCAFGFFAALQVPCTLADDATEIVDKHNDLRRNVQPTASNMLKMSWNNEAQANAQRWANTCSMQHSPESSRQISTSGCGENLYMSSFKNTWSNAIQSWYDEIKDWRYGVGSVNGGVVGHFTQVVWYRSNQIGCAVAYCPNSQYKYFYVCHYCPPGNYQLARPYKTGPTCGDCPNACDNKLCTNPCPYTDKYTNCPELKEQYGCSNSDVASWCPASCKCTSQII; encoded by the exons ATGTACACTTTTACCTTCCTCTGTGCCTTCGGCTTCTTTGCTGCTCTTCAGGTGCCTTGCACCTTGGCAGATGATGCA ACTGAGATTGTGGACAAACATAATGACTTGAGGAGAAATGTTCAACCTACTGCTAGCAACATGCTGAAAATG TCCTGGAACAATGAGGCTCAAGCCAATGCTCAGAGATGGGCCAACACCTGCTCCATGCAACACAGCCCTGAGAGCTCCAGACAGATCAGCA CTAGCGGCTGCGGAGAGAACCTGTACATGTCCAGCTTCAAGAACACCTGGAGCAACGCCATCCAGTCCTGGTATGATGAGATTAAGGACTGGCGCTACGGAGTTGGATCTGTGAACGGAGGAGTGGTTGGACACTTCACACAG GTGGTTTGGTACAGGTCTAACCAGATTGGCTGTGCTGTGGCCTACTGTCCCAACTCCCAGTACAAGTACTTCTACGTCTGCCACTACTGCCCACC TGGAAACTACCAGTTGGCTCGCCCCTACAAGACAGGACCCACCTGTGGAGACTGCCCCAACGCTTGCGACAACAAACTGTGCA ccaacccCTGTCCTTACACTGACAAGTACACTAACTGTCCAGAGCTGAAGGAGCAGTATGGCTGCAGCAACTCAGATGTGGCCTCTTGGTGTCCCGCCTCCTGCAAGTGCACCTCTCAGATTATTTAA